The Candidatus Paceibacterota bacterium genome contains the following window.
GTCATCTTTCTTTCTGCGCCGGCGAATTGATTCGCTGCTGCTATAGCTTCCGCCATAGTCCGATCCATCATCAGACGATGATGCCGAACCGATGAAAAGAACGAAAGCTATAAAGAGAAAAACTCCTATTATAACTATCAGCAAGAATCCATCACTTCCCCCGGATTGCCCAGACTTCTCCAAGAGAGTCTGATTGTATGTTCCGTTGGGAAAGCTGACTGAGATCGGAAATTTCTCTCCGTTTCCCAGATTTTTCTTGTTCCACGTGACTTCCTGTCCGCTTATCGAACTCGGTTTGGGATCAGTTTTCAGCCCTTCGACTTTCGCCGGAGAGATGAGTTTTATGGTCAGATCGTCCGTTACAGCGCGGTCATACCAGCCCGGCGTGAACCTTAGCCGGTATCCCGCATCCGCCTTCTCCAAAAGTTTATTTTGGACAATGGTAAAATTGAACCGGATCTTCTCCTGAGGCTGATAGTCGCGGTCAAGATCAACTCTTACTCCGGACCATCCTCCGCCATTGTCAGGTTTGACCGATTTAGCCGCCCCGCCGAAACTCTTTATGGAGTAATCGGAATTGGGCGTCCCGACAGTAACCCATGGTATGTGACCGCTTTTCACGATCCATTCCTGTTCATAGGCGATTTCGATCTCGCCGTTCGAATGCGGAATTAAAGTCACCCTATATTCTTTGATCCCATAAGTTCCGGTATCACCTGCTAAAACTCCAGGCGCAAAAAACGATACCAGGAAAATTACCGCCAGAATTGGAAATATCCATCTCGTTTTCATTTTCTCTCCTCCGCTAAGTCGCATTGAGCCTCTCCAGAGGACAACCGCCTCCGCAGATCTGTATGTATTGGCACTCGGCGCATTCTGCATTCTTTTTCGCATATTCCCCGCTTCTCAGGGCTATGCAAGTCGGATGCTGCCAGATATTCTCCCACGGATCGGTCAATATGCTGCCGACATTTTCGTGTATCCATGACTGGCATGGGATAACAAAACCGTTGGGTTCTATGGTCATATTATATTGGGCCGCGGAACATGCCTTTATTCCAAAGGACAGGTCGATCGGATTCAGCCGATTATAACATGTCGGCGAATACCACTGCAGATCGATCCCGAGTTCCCGGGCAACAGCTTGAGCCTTCAACAAAACTTCTTTCAGCTTGGTTTCATCCAAACCGTTTTCCTGTTTTGCTTTCAGCCCCTTGCCGCTGCAAATGAGCGCATTGCATGCCATTGTCTTCAGTCCCAGCTCTTTTCCGAATCTGATAAGATCCGGGAAATTGTCGCAGTTTTCTTGCGTTAAGGTGGTGTTGGTCACAACTTCAAGGTGATTTTCCATAGCCACCCTGATCCCCTGGACAGTTTCGTCCCAGGCTCCATTCACTCCAACCATCTTGTCATGGATCTCTTTCTCTGACGACTCCAGGGATACCTGCACATAGTCAAGGCTCGCATCATGCAGATCCTTCGCACATTGCGAAAGCATCCTGCCGTTGGTGATAAGCCCCGTGACAAATTCCCTGGCATAGCTTACAAGCTCCGCCAGGTCTTTTCTGCAAGTCGCTTCTCCGCCTGTGAAAGTCACATGCGGAACACCGATCGCCCAAAGATGATCTATTATATCTTTCCACTCTGACGTGCTGAGCTCTTTGACATTCCTGGATCCTCCCGCATAGCAAAAACTGCAACGATTGTTGCATTTGTATGTTAATGCAAGGTCCATTCTGGCCGGCGCCGCCCATGTTACAGGATTTATCTCCTGGACACCCAATTTCAGATCCTCAACCGGACACGCTCCGCAAGATATTCCCATCAGAACGCCATAGATCTTTTCAAAATCCATTTGCAGCTGTTCGACCGGAACTTTCGGATATATCCCACGCATCTCTGCGACAACTGACCGTACGATCTCTTTTTCGGCATAGGCTCCTTTATTCGGTTTCGTCTTCCAGACTTTTTCAATGAAAATCTCTATGAAATCGGCGGCTGTTTTGTTGACAAGCAGCAGATTTATTCCATTGATCCATACCATATTGTTCCCGTTCTTGTCCCTTCTCATGTGTATCCTCATGACACCAGGAATCGTCACATGACGGACTCCGTTCTCAGTGTATGCTTCATGAGGTTCTTTCTTTTTTCTCTTGAACATTCTATACCTCCT
Protein-coding sequences here:
- a CDS encoding radical SAM protein, which gives rise to MFKRKKKEPHEAYTENGVRHVTIPGVMRIHMRRDKNGNNMVWINGINLLLVNKTAADFIEIFIEKVWKTKPNKGAYAEKEIVRSVVAEMRGIYPKVPVEQLQMDFEKIYGVLMGISCGACPVEDLKLGVQEINPVTWAAPARMDLALTYKCNNRCSFCYAGGSRNVKELSTSEWKDIIDHLWAIGVPHVTFTGGEATCRKDLAELVSYAREFVTGLITNGRMLSQCAKDLHDASLDYVQVSLESSEKEIHDKMVGVNGAWDETVQGIRVAMENHLEVVTNTTLTQENCDNFPDLIRFGKELGLKTMACNALICSGKGLKAKQENGLDETKLKEVLLKAQAVARELGIDLQWYSPTCYNRLNPIDLSFGIKACSAAQYNMTIEPNGFVIPCQSWIHENVGSILTDPWENIWQHPTCIALRSGEYAKKNAECAECQYIQICGGGCPLERLNAT